From the Candidatus Abawacabacteria bacterium genome, the window CCTGACATTCGCTACAACGCTGACTGATCTTTTTACCTGAACCGTGACAAACATTACAGAGCTGATTGGTAACCACTTGACCCAGAATAGTATTTTGTACTCTTCTCACTTGACCCGTACCATTACAGGTGTCACAGGTACTTACTTGGCTGCCCGGTTCACCACCAGTGCCTTTACAATGGTCGCATTGAGCTAAGCGGGTGAGAACGATATCTTTGTCGGTACCAAAACAAGCTTCTTCAAAACTAATAGTAATTTGCATTTCCAAATCACGTCCTTGCTCCTCGGCTCTTTGGCCACCGAAACTGCCACCACTGCCGCCAAAAAAGGTTTCAAAGATATCACCAAAACCACCGAATTGAGAAAAGTCAAAATTGCCCTGTTGAAAGCCACCTTGGCCAAATTGTTCAGTAGAGCCAAATTGATCATATTGGGCACGTTTTTGATCATCGCTTAATGCTTCATAAGCATTGTTGATGGCCTTAAACTTTTCTTCAGCTGCTTTATCGCCCTTATGTTTATCAGGGTGCCATTCTTTTGCCAGCTTACGATATGCCTTTTTTATGTCTTCAGTAGACGCGTTTTTGGGTACTCCTAAAATTTCGTATAAATCCTGAGCCATGGTTAATTCTGTTGAGATTGTTCGTTGAGTGTCACTGTGTACATTTTTTCTTCGCCACGATGGTATACTTTCAAGTTCACATTGTCACCAGGTTTAAACTTTTGTAATGATTTCGCTAAATTATTTTTTTCATCAATCTTTTGGCCATTGAGCTCGAGAATAATATCATTCTCTACTAAGCCAGCTTTATCAGCAGGACTTCCTGGCAACACTGCCAATTCAGTTGCTTGATCACCGCGAATAATTAAGGCTCCATATTCGACCGGTAACTGATTAGCCTTGGCTATTGTTTTGTTGAGTATCATATAGCGCACGCCCAGCTGTGGTCGCACCACTCTGCCTGAAGTCTTAATACTTTCGACAATAAATTTGGCATCGTTAATAGGTAGGGCAAAACCAATTGATTGACCTGACCGATCAATAGCCGTATTAATACCGATTACTTGACCCTGTAGATTGACTAATGGGCCACCACTATTGCCTGGATTGATAGCAGCATCAGTTTGAATAATGCCCTCCAATGATTCACTACGACGACCTGATTCATCACTGGCTTTGATGGTACGATTTAAGCCACTCACTATGCCTTTGCTGACTGTTTGGCGATATTCATTAAGGCTATTACCAATGGCCACTACAGTTTGGCCAATTTCTATTTTATTAGAATCACCCAGCTCTACGGTGGGTAAATTTGAGCCTTCAATCTTTAACACGGCTAAGTCATTTAAAGGGTCAGTGTCAAGCAATTGTGCTTTGTACTCAGTGCCATCATTGAGAAATATCGCGTAGCTGGCACTCTTATCACTTACTACATGTTTATTGGTAATAATGTAACCATCGGTACTAATAATAAATCCGGTACCGCCACCGACTTCTCTTTCAATAGGATCTTGGTCGGTAATATCATCATTGGGTGTCGAAGGCTTGAGTGGCCGCCCGGTGAAAGGATCAATAAAGAAAAAATTGCGATTGCGATCGGCATTAAGAGCACTGACAGTTTTTTTGATCACTACACTCACCACAGCAGGTTGCGCTTTCTTAATAGCATTGATTGTAGCTTCTTCTTCCATGATCGCAGAAAATACTGCTCCGGTTGTATTGGTGGTAGAGAATATTGCTGTTTCTGGTTGTGACAATACTGGTGGAGGTAGTAATTGTGTGCCCGCATAGAAGGCTCCACTAGCGAATACAATGCTAATTACGGCCATGACTGCAATAGCTGCTTTGAGTGAAACTCTCTGTCCTGATTTCTGAGTGTGTTCAATAATAGTTGTTGTTTGAGATTGTTCTGTTTGAGATTGTTCTGATTGTGATGTGGTGTTGTCTAACATGATATATGGGGGTTAATGACATTAGGAGAAAACTTGGGGGACAGATAGCTAGTGAGCTATAATCTAGATTTTAGCTTTTAGCTTCCTTCTCATCATCTTCCTTTTTCTTCTCCTCATTATTCTCTACGACTTCTCCTTCTACCACGTTACCATCTTTCTTGGCGCTTTCCTCAGCATCCTTAGCTGCTTCATATAATTTGGTGCCAATTTTTTGCGCTGCTTCGGAGAGCTTTTCAGTGGCTGCTTTGATTTCATCTGCAGTACTTTCTTCTTTAGCAAGCAATTCTTTCAATGAAACAATTTCTGCCTCTACTGGTTTCTTTTCTTCGGCGGTAATCTTGTCGCCAGCTTTGCTAAATGCTTGTTCAGTACTATATATGAGTGTTTCAGCAAGATTTCTCTGTTCTGCTTTTTCACGTTTTTTCTTATCTTCTTCGGCATATAGTTCGGCCTCTTTTTGCATCTTTTCAATCTCTTCTTTGCTTAAGCCACTAGAGCCTTGAATGGTGATTTTTTGTTCGCGGCCAGTACCTTTGTCTTTGGCTGACACATGAAGAATACCGTTGGCATCGATATCAAACTTCACCTCAATTTGAGGGATGCCGCGTGGTGCGGGAGCAATACCATCAAGAATAAATCGACCCAAGGACTTGTTATCTTTAGCCATTTCTCGATCGCCTTGTACCACATGAATTTCTACGGAAGGTTGATTGTCACTAGCGGTAGAAAATGTTTGGGACTTTGAGGTAGGAATCGTGGTGTTACGCTCGATGAGTCGAGTAGCTACACCACCCATAGTTTCAATACCAAGACTTAGGGGAGTAACATCCAAAAGCAAAACATCCTTAACATCTCCCTGCAAGACACCACCTTGAATAGCAGCACCAATAGCGACTACTTCGTCGGGATTGATACCAGCAGAAGGTTTCTTTTTGAAGATCTCTTCTACCTTTTGCATAATTGCTGGCATGCGAGTTTGGCCACCAACTAAAATAATTTCATCAATCTCTTCTACTTTTACCCCAGCATCTTTAATTGCGTTCAAACAAGGATCGATGGTGCGTTCAATAAATGGTTTCGCTAATTCATTGAGCTTACTGCGAGTAAGCTTAATATTTAAATGTTTTGGAGAACCATTTTCTGCCGTAATAAAAGGCAAATTAATTTCTGTGTCGACACTAGAGGAAAGTTCAATCTTTGCCTTCTCAGCACTTTCTCGTAAGCGTTGTAGGGCAATATCGTCTTTACTTAGATCAAGTCCTTGATCTTTTTTAAATTCGCTCACTAACCATTTAACAATAGCATTATCTAAATCATCTCCACCTAAGTGGGTATCACCATTAGTAGAAAGTACTTCAAAGACTCCATCACTTAATTCAAGAATAGAAATATCAAATGTTCCTCCACCAAAATCATATACTGCCAATTTTCCTTCTTTCTTTTTGTCCATGCCATAGGCAAGGGCAGCAGCAGTTGGTTCGTTGATAATGCGTTTTACATCGAGACCAGCAATTTTTCCTGCATCTTTGGTAGCTTGGCGTTGTGAATCATTAAAATAAGCGGGTACTGTGATTACCGCTTCAGTAACAGGATGCCCTAAGTAATGTTCAGCGTCACGCTTCAGCTTTTGTAAAACCATGGCACTAATTTCTGCCGGCTTTCTTGATTTGCCATCAAAAATAATATCTACTTCACCATTTTTCCCCTCGGCAAATTCATAAGGTACCGTTTTCATTTCCTCTTGCACCTCTTTATATTGTCTACCAATAAAACGCTTAGCAGAATAAATAGTATTTTTAGGGTTTGTTACTGATTGCCGCTTTGCTACGATACCAACAAGCAATTCATCGTCACCCTTGCCACTTTTTTTGGCCACTACTGAAGGAGTGGTACGCATACCTTCACTATTAGGAATAACAGTTACTTGGCCACCCTCCATCACAGCGACACAAGAGTTGGTTGTTCCTAAGTCAATACCTATGATCTTAGACATACATTTATATTTAAATTATTACTTAGCACTCAGAAGTATAGAGTGCCAAAATGGGGAAGTCAAATCAGTTGAAAGAGAAAGAAAGAAAAATGCTGAAAGCTGAATGCTGAGTTCTGAATTGAGGGGGAAGGACTATTTTTGCACCCTTACTTTTGCTGGTCGAAGTACTTTTTCGTGCAGCAGGTAACCGGCTTCAATTTCATCAATTACTACATCGGATTCAGTATCGGGTTTTTCTCCAACGCCGATAATCTCGTGGAAATTGGGATCAGCTTTGGTTCCTACTGTGGGAATCTTTTTGACGCCTAACTTTTCTAGCGTTTGTAAAAAATGTTTTTCGATGGCAAATACACCATTTACCCATTGATTGTCTTTTAATTCCTCCGGAATATGGAGAAATGCTCTTTGTAAATTATCGATAACTGGCAATAATTCGTTAATACACTGACCTGAGGCAAACTTGATAGTGCTTTCTAGTTCTTGACTCTGTCTGCGCCGAAAATTAATAAAATCAGCTTGGGCTCGAGCAACGCTTTCTTTTAATTGAGCTATTTCTGCTTTTAGTAGTTCAATCTCATCATTCGTTTGGGTTGGTGGGGGAGTGTTGCCATTTTGAGCTTGGGGATTTTCCTCCTGCGGTGTGGAGGGATCATTGTCAAAGTTGATAGAAATGTTGGGATCTTTGGTGTCAAACATAGGAATTACAAATTACGGATTACGAATTACAAATGGGGGGGGGAAAAAGTAGGGGGGATTAAAAGTGAGTCTTTTCTAAATCATTTCTTACCGCAGTCAGGGCTGCGATGTTCCTGGGATAATTCATGCGCATCGCTCCCAGTATGCCAATGATGCCGCTATATTCGGGGGACATTTCATATTGCGTGGCTAGTAGCGAACAGCCTTTGATCGCTTCAATGATATTCTCTTTGCCAATTAGTACGGTGACATCATGACTGAGATTCAGACTTTCTAATAATTCCAAAAAGTGGTCTTGGTCTTCTAGTACTTCTACTACGGTGCTAAAGCGAGCGCTGTCGGCAAACTCAGGTTTTCTCATGGCATTTGCAAGGCCAAGATAGTAGGTTTCTCCGAGCCAAGGTAAGGTGGCAAAACTTACTTCATCAGTAATCTTAGCTAGAATGCCCACGGAAGTGTAGATTGCTTTTTCTGCTTTTTGACTGGCAATCTTTTCTTGCATTTGCTGTACGTGATTCAATTGCTGCAAATAGCTCTGGGGAATACGAATATGTTGTTCGTCCATCATTTGATCGATGAAATAGCGTAAACCTTTTTCTGTGGGCACGCGGCCAGCGGATGTATGCGGCTGATAGATAAGGCCTGCTTTTTCAAGTAACATCATATCGTTCCGTACAGTGGCGGGACTGACTGAAAAGTCGAACTCATCTAGTAGATACTGTGACCCTACGGGGCCACCTTCTTTAATGAATGTCTCGATA encodes:
- the dnaK gene encoding molecular chaperone DnaK; translation: MSKIIGIDLGTTNSCVAVMEGGQVTVIPNSEGMRTTPSVVAKKSGKGDDELLVGIVAKRQSVTNPKNTIYSAKRFIGRQYKEVQEEMKTVPYEFAEGKNGEVDIIFDGKSRKPAEISAMVLQKLKRDAEHYLGHPVTEAVITVPAYFNDSQRQATKDAGKIAGLDVKRIINEPTAAALAYGMDKKKEGKLAVYDFGGGTFDISILELSDGVFEVLSTNGDTHLGGDDLDNAIVKWLVSEFKKDQGLDLSKDDIALQRLRESAEKAKIELSSSVDTEINLPFITAENGSPKHLNIKLTRSKLNELAKPFIERTIDPCLNAIKDAGVKVEEIDEIILVGGQTRMPAIMQKVEEIFKKKPSAGINPDEVVAIGAAIQGGVLQGDVKDVLLLDVTPLSLGIETMGGVATRLIERNTTIPTSKSQTFSTASDNQPSVEIHVVQGDREMAKDNKSLGRFILDGIAPAPRGIPQIEVKFDIDANGILHVSAKDKGTGREQKITIQGSSGLSKEEIEKMQKEAELYAEEDKKKREKAEQRNLAETLIYSTEQAFSKAGDKITAEEKKPVEAEIVSLKELLAKEESTADEIKAATEKLSEAAQKIGTKLYEAAKDAEESAKKDGNVVEGEVVENNEEKKKEDDEKEAKS
- a CDS encoding trypsin-like peptidase domain-containing protein, which codes for MEEEATINAIKKAQPAVVSVVIKKTVSALNADRNRNFFFIDPFTGRPLKPSTPNDDITDQDPIEREVGGGTGFIISTDGYIITNKHVVSDKSASYAIFLNDGTEYKAQLLDTDPLNDLAVLKIEGSNLPTVELGDSNKIEIGQTVVAIGNSLNEYRQTVSKGIVSGLNRTIKASDESGRRSESLEGIIQTDAAINPGNSGGPLVNLQGQVIGINTAIDRSGQSIGFALPINDAKFIVESIKTSGRVVRPQLGVRYMILNKTIAKANQLPVEYGALIIRGDQATELAVLPGSPADKAGLVENDIILELNGQKIDEKNNLAKSLQKFKPGDNVNLKVYHRGEEKMYTVTLNEQSQQN
- a CDS encoding nucleotide exchange factor GrpE, translated to MFDTKDPNISINFDNDPSTPQEENPQAQNGNTPPPTQTNDEIELLKAEIAQLKESVARAQADFINFRRRQSQELESTIKFASGQCINELLPVIDNLQRAFLHIPEELKDNQWVNGVFAIEKHFLQTLEKLGVKKIPTVGTKADPNFHEIIGVGEKPDTESDVVIDEIEAGYLLHEKVLRPAKVRVQK
- the dnaJ gene encoding molecular chaperone DnaJ codes for the protein MAQDLYEILGVPKNASTEDIKKAYRKLAKEWHPDKHKGDKAAEEKFKAINNAYEALSDDQKRAQYDQFGSTEQFGQGGFQQGNFDFSQFGGFGDIFETFFGGSGGSFGGQRAEEQGRDLEMQITISFEEACFGTDKDIVLTRLAQCDHCKGTGGEPGSQVSTCDTCNGTGQVRRVQNTILGQVVTNQLCNVCHGSGKKISQRCSECQGEGRKRKQETLSIHIPAGIDNGETLRMRGYGEIGRFGKHPGDLYLHVQVTPSKEFSRKDHDIYSELPLSVTTAVLGKTVPVKTIHGESMLKIPAGTQPGTIIKIKNQGIHDTRGNQGHHYVTIGIHVPEKLSVEEKKLYEELATLETQPKKKGFFG